A section of the Leishmania panamensis strain MHOM/PA/94/PSC-1 chromosome 3 sequence genome encodes:
- a CDS encoding hypothetical protein (TriTrypDB/GeneDB-style sysID: LpmP.03.0510), which produces MSSDFESLSCNLESSENRQRHGDSTSASSDFDTLDDLVTEQNAQMLCRLDVHSASPGSGDRLAPSPDHSNQRTSSAYGYRDYGVTGEVAATVPAARGAHQHHRCSAAAQNDDCGRVHLFIKDPTSCCRPPATATRGDVKGTHTLYNLEGEFAPTVVTPRDTRTASWAAAAATTTVANVSASRGGELASVTQRQATCPPDSVSPTRVHSAATLTASATTPRTHDSSDDDGCADDGKVEKDRADLEVSLTAQRGQLTHDASAAAAASRPPQPLSTVTPYHSARDLDGFYNTGLLLEDDDNDDDAATRDLSRRHALVVDSAVAPPPPSAVPGASLFHRHRSAGRYGHNAPISWQRLPATTAAPDPYGGAHCRRPASPTSIKASTATVPRSWSIASRRKAAGDQLCRLAVVLPTMTTVHWLSLVITLLVPVNLLCLDVMALGWIRRRVDASYGGASALPSYARSTAPLSPRVVIFCGAEDSTGAAAAAAAPSSSLSLSCPSGSEFGPSVDVTTVTSTSVGGSSDTASADNSGGVGTLRPSSSSAHTVPALCSVILWLLVPNGLLCRLAMHRLRRPSSERVADETKTVDKSVVGSSPSVGVAAAAAPSTPSPPHQISVASTDEYQHLKAEWRVCCDAYERARQLAPQLKVIELFIQYAFLWVMVYAPLPCATAAGEWAEAWLLTVPAPEEETATTQNGSDWGAARNPTTLVSPRCAAGAIVAA; this is translated from the coding sequence ATGTCAAGCGACTTCGAGAGCCTCTCTTGCAACCTAGAGAGCAGCGAGAACCGGCAGAGACACGGTGACAGCACGAGCGCCAGTAGCGACTTCGACACACTCGACGACCTGGTCACCGAACAGAATGCACAGATGCTGTGCCGGCTCGACGTTCACAGCGCGTCTCCCGGCTCGGGTGATCGTCTTGCGCCATCTCCTGACCACTCGAATCAGCGTACGTCGTCCGCGTACGGCTACCGTGACTACGGCGTGACAGGCGAAGTCGCAGCGACTGTCCCAGCGGCACGCGGCGCCCATCAACATCACCGttgctctgctgccgcgcagaACGATGACTGTGGTCGAGTCCACCTCTTCATCAAGGACCCaaccagctgctgccgcccacctgccaccgccacgcgcgGTGATGTCAAGGGCACGCATACCCTGTACAATCTGGAAGGCGAATTCGCACCCACGGTAGTGACCCCGCGCGACACAAGGACTGCGtcatgggcagcagcggcggccacgACTACCGTCGCCAATGTTTCGGCATCCCGTGGCGGAGAGCTGGCGTCAGTGACCCAGCGACAGGCGACGTGCCCGCCGGACTCCGTCTCCCCCACCCGTGTCCACAGTGCCGCAACATtgaccgcctccgccaccacgccCCGCACGCACGACTCgtccgacgacgacggctgCGCGGACGATGGAAAAGTGGAGAAGGACCGGGCCGACCTCGAAGTCTCCCTGACCGCGCAGCGCGGGCAACTCACGCACGACGCAtcggcagccgccgccgcctcacgGCCCCCGCAGCCTCTGTCGACTGTCACCCCCTATCACAGTGCGCGGGACCTCGACGGCTTCTATAACACAggcctgctgctggaggatgACGATAACGACGACGATGCAGCGACGAGGGAcctcagccgccgccacgctctCGTGGTCGACAGTGCTgtcgcaccaccacctccgtcCGCGGTGCCTGGTGCGAGTCTCTTTCACAGGCACAGGTCAGCTGGACGATATGGCCACAATGCACCCATCAGCTGGCAGCGTTTGCCAGCAACCACGGCAGCGCCAGACCCCTACGGCGGCGCGCATTGCAGACGGCCAGCCTCACCGACGTCTATCAAAGCATCGACAGCCACCGTACCGCGTTCCTGGTCCATCGCATCGCGCCGCAAGGCTGCTGGCGACCAGCTGTGTCGCTTGGCTGTGGTGCTGCCCACCATGACGACTGTGCACTGGCTCTCGCTCGTCATCACGCTTCTCGTCCCGGTGAACCTTCTGTGTCTCGATGTGATGGCACTGGGGTGGATAAGGCGGCGTGTGGACGCGAGCTATGGAGgtgcctctgcgctgccgtcatACGCCCGATCTACCGCGCCCCTCTCACCGCGCGTGGTTATCTTCTGCGGCGCGGAGGACTCAacaggggcagcagcagcagcagcagcaccgtcgtcgtcgttgtcgttgtcgtgCCCGAGCGGCTCCGAATTCGGGCCCAGCGTGGACGTCACTAccgtcacctccacctccgtcgGCGGTAGCAGCGATACTGCCAGTGCCGACAACTCAGGAGGGGTTGGCACACTGaggccctcttcctcgtctgcGCACACGGTCCCTGCCCTGTGCAGCGTCATTCTGTGGCTTCTGGTTCCCAACGGGCTTCTCTGCCGACTTGCCATGCACCGCCTCCGGCGCCCTTCTAGCGAACGAGTCGCTGATGAAACTAAGACAGTGGACAAGTCCGTGGTGGGCTCATCACCATCCGTgggagtagcagcagcagcagcaccgagcacgccctccccaccccaccaaATATCCGTGGCAAGTACTGATGAGTATCAACACTTGAAAGCGGAGTGGCGAGTGTGCTGCGATGCCTATGAGCGTGCGCGTCAGCTGGCACCTCAGCTGAAGGTGATTGAGCTCTTTATCCAGTACGCATTCTTGTGGGTCATGGTGTACGCCCCCCTGCCGtgtgcgacggcggcgggcgAGTGGGCGGAAGCGTGGCTACTGACGGTGCCGGCGCCCGAAGAAGAAACGGCAACGACGCAGAACGGCAGCGACTGGGGCGCTGCGAGAAACCCCACCACTTTGGTATCGCCGCGTTGTGCTGCGGGCGCCATCGTGGCTGCCtag
- a CDS encoding quinone oxidoreductase, putative (TriTrypDB/GeneDB-style sysID: LpmP.03.0520), giving the protein MEVIATAHGGTEVLAVRPSSHTPDVTQLEEGQVLTRNTYAGVNFIDTYFLSGLYKKPTMPYVLGEEGAGTVVKVGPGVSETMLGKRVAYFGGVGCTGSYAAFTVVQASVLLEVPDGVTDAQAAAVLCQGLTAHYLVDSSYPCGPGSTVVVHAAAGGTGLLVCQMAKLRGARVIGICGGAEKAMLATSVGRADVVIDYVATPDWPPLVRAAAPKGVDAVYDGVGQATFACSLSVLRPRGYMISFGNASGAVPPISPLELSRAGSVYLQRPTLVDFISSPEEMQRRTSDVLGWVASKQVQLTIGHEYPLREAGLALTDLQSRKTTGKLLLRCTD; this is encoded by the coding sequence aTGGAGGTGATTGCCACAGCGCATGGTGGGACTGAGGTACTCGCGGTCCGTCCGTCCTCGCACACCCCCGACGTAACGCAGCTCGAGGAGGGTCAGGTGCTGACTCGCAACACCTACGCTGGCGTGAACTTCATTGACACCTACTTCCTTTCCGGGCTTTACAAGAAGCCGACGATGCCGTACGTCttgggcgaggagggcgcgGGCACGGTCGTCAAGGTAGGCCCCGGTGTGTCGGAGACGATGCTTGGAAAGCGCGTCGCCTACTTTGGTGGTGTCggctgcaccggcagctACGCTGCCTTCACAGTGGTCCAAGCCTCTGTGCTGCTCGAGGTGCCGGATGGGGTAACTGatgcgcaggcggcggcggtgctgtgccAGGGTCTGACGGCACACTACCTTGTGGACTCCAGCTACCCGTGCGGCCCAGGCTccacggtggtggtgcacgccgccgctggaggaACGGGGCTGCTGGTATGCCAgatggcgaagctgcgcggTGCGCGCGTGATCGGCatctgcggcggcgcggagAAGGCAATGCTGGCGACGTCGGTGGGCCGCGCAGACGTGGTGATCGACTACGTGGCGACGCCGGActggccgccgctggtgcgcgcggcggcgccgaagGGTGTGGATGCGGTGTACGACGGTGTAGGCCAGGCAACCTTCGCCTGCAGCctgtcggtgctgcggccACGCGGCTACATGATTTCGTTTGGCAACGCGAGCGGCGCCGTGCCGCCGATCTCTCCGCTGGAGCTGTCGCGCGCGGGTAGCGTGTACCTGCAGCGGCCGACACTGGTCGACTTTATATCCTCTCCCGaggagatgcagcgccgGACGTCGGATGTGCTAGGGTGGGTGGCGTCAAAGCAGGTGCAGCTGACGATCGGACACGAGTACCCGCTGCGGGAGGCGGGGCTGGCCCTGACGGACCTGCAGTCCCGCAAGACGACGggcaagctgctgctgaggtgcaCCGACTAA
- a CDS encoding hypothetical protein (TriTrypDB/GeneDB-style sysID: LpmP.03.0530) yields MKLLKFVNSDAPHTLADVQLRNQRLWFPGKRGNAAVAAKSWTVDVASPTSLSGGYWLLDDSSNPICEITDVLLAVPETATRVAGSSSGTFAPRGVTDKDVDGIDFRSKLGRQMERERATYGATSKTASKSARTMMNAEELTEKKHERMKRERETVAEAIENNETSVMEPRKKERKRSNKQ; encoded by the coding sequence ATGAAGCTGCTGAAGTTTGTGAACAGCGACGCCCCGCACACCCTGGCGGATGTACAGCTGCGTAATCAGCGCCTCTGGTTCCCCGGCAAGCGCGGCaatgcggcggtggcagcgaagAGCTGGACGGTTGATGTAGCGTCCCCCACGTCCCTCTCCGGTGGCTACTGGCTTCTGGATGACAGCAGTAATCCGATCTGCGAGATCACTGATGTTCTTCTCGCGGTACCCGAGACCGCGACAAGGGtagccggcagcagcagcggcaccttcGCCCCGCGCGGGGTGACCGACAAGGACGTCGACGGCATCGACTTCCGCAGCAAACTGGGGCGCCAGATGGAGCGAGAGCGCGCTACTTACGGTGCCACCTCGAAGACAGCGAGCAAGTCGGCACGAACGATGATGAACGCCGAAGAGCTGACGGAGAAAAAGCACGAGCGCATGAAGCGCGAGCGCGAGACGGTTGCCGAAGCGATCGAGAACAACGAGACTAGCGTAATGGAACCgcgaaagaaggagagaaagcgctCGAATAAACAGTGA
- a CDS encoding DNA repair helicase, putative (TriTrypDB/GeneDB-style sysID: LpmP.03.0540) — protein MPRVGPYQIPFPYAPYPLQEHAMTALRDYLEQHRGSEHTEGISSRSQSSNTAPVAVLSASSPPPSPMATSASGTRGGPSRVAVLESPTGTGKSQILLNSVLSHLFEPVENANELDGVASASCCCIAAESPAAMETVAAHEPERSTLVHPPTSQTLEEVLRQRQLEEEVAQARRERRARVRAQRRQIRQARKRMRFQQQQLTDSGGEQDFLLTQDPLVWYAEQRSMTTMGLRGDDLRGLCSTSSLSASSSSSSSSSSPASEDDDNDDAEGKLETALSTLIPLRKPKVYFASRTHTQLQQLMEDLQRTAFAQRPLRPQQRTSESLGNTAERSAGAQVGANGRDDCAAPSKSFGSPPPLSPPEAVPSSMPSRQQQQPHRLTAVHVAGRQHLCLNAGLRRKAGCNYDRLNYYCREAMRFERSKQGRQYRRQQQEHAQQQPRHFTGSPDVRDIEAAGAQQQLGQDRGCVYCVESHLRSLLVYLRDEQHRADAATNPDDDGAGSGHGGLPSSVYTMDRLRRLGAELQACPYLATRLLLRGADVAFIPYGYVLDENQRAVLLGGAATNPATAAEAAAAAFAMPSRSTPASEAGGGGGGVAGESGDVASHSHPSLGAVLYHRRQRLTTTAAFRRRRQQQQHGGSPSPTTISLHPRRSSVNEDDDDEADAMWRTMACGAPPSFHGDILVFDEAHNIADYCRSASTATVALWQLLLARRLLEMYMERYASRLLTRNKQRLRELIQFLSKLARFCERADSSVFLAEGGGGDGDVASSISGPSPLLARHPQSSPTSPETAVCTRVLPFHTFLFNAGIDNVDVYAFLTFLVDSQLVMKLQGLVSYALDAELHSEQEGKMTEPAMTAARTTITSGTDNRASLTAGVKRQRGSGFDVGASDARSEAQRQRRCLGFPGPPENHTKTAGEGPSPPRLSLAELLLQHLKATGAAATCAGVTASPDPVQLRALAAEALQRVERLLCALYVSDSTSTRVLWTPSSSTSPAPTQDAGDAARQGTLKVIQLEPGTYTFAPLVREARAVVLAGGTMQPLAFTCGPLLPAPTNLSGGTRGNGEIANMNERSAVGVAAGGVDKRNHISNVDVSLQGGVGCASGLPSFHLISEGHVVPSSSVQVWALGTGPSGLRMELSQQALGLRGEAASTAKDTASLRSDTNRVISPHAHRVLAEVGCTLLNLARVLPPAGAICFCTSYDVLDTLVAVLESTGYYAQINELKRIFTETRNGGGRRGMASGDEGGSGEAIAELLREYQEWISGELGGDGDAEPALGPLSTAASASLSSNAGAPQQPSRRGALLFAVMGGRLSEGINFADDLGRAVVVLGMPYANPTDVELQMNLKHIVTTRLMTNTDASRRGMCGSAGSVSATSLSSSSPFTSAEEWSLYTEGMMRTVNQCIGRCIRHAGDYATIILLDARYTERQGIRRRVSAWLQPSIRVAQTFGQCFSGVREFFVGRQPKG, from the coding sequence ATGCCCCGTGTCGGCCCCTACCAGATACCCTTCCCCTATGCCCCCTATCCACTTCAGGAGCATGCCATGACGGCACTCCGTGACTACCTCGAACAGCATCGAGGGAGCGAGCACACGGAAGGCATAAGCAGTCGATCTCAGTCGAGCAACACCGCGCCAGTCGCAGTGTTGTCAgcctcgtcgccgccaccatcacccaTGGCAACATCCGCCAGCGGTACGAGAGGCGGCCCATCTCGTGTAGCAGTGCTCGAATCACCAACCGGCACTGGCAAGTCGCAGATCCTTCTGAACAGCGTTCTCTCGCATCTCTTCGAGCCTGTCGAGAACGCCAACGAGCTGGACGGCGTAGCGAGTgcgagttgctgctgcataGCTGCTGAATCGCCTGCTGCGATGGAGACCGTTGCTGCGCATGAACCGGAAAGGTCCACTTTGGTCCACCCCCCAACCTCACAGACTCTAGAAGAAGTGCTCCGTCAACGGCagctggaggaagaggtggcgcaggcgcgtcgagagcggcgcgcacgcgtccgtgcacagcggcggcaaatTCGGCAGGCCCGCAAGCGCATGCGTtttcaacagcagcagctgacagacagcggcggcgagcagGACTTCTTGCTCACCCAAGACCCCCTCGTATGGTATGCAGAACAGCGTtcgatgacgacgatggGGCTCCGTGGGGACGACCTGAGAGGCCTGTGCAGCACGAGCTCACTTtctgcgtcgtcgtcctcctcctcctcctcctcctcgcccgcGAGTGAGGACGACGACAATGACGACGCGGAGGGCAAGCTCGAGACGGCCCTCTCAACGCTCATTCCTCTGCGCAAACCAAAAGTCTACTTTGCGAGCCGAACccacacgcagctgcagcagctgatggagGACCTGCAGCGTACCGCCTTTGCCCAGCGACCGCTGCGCCCACAGCAGCGAACGAGCGAGTCGCTGGGGAACACAGCTGAGAGATCAGCGGGAGCACAAGTGGGCGCTAACGGCAGAGACGATTGTGCTGCCCCCTCAAAGTCCTTtggctctcctccccctctcagtCCCCCAGAGGCAGTGCCATCATCGATGCCTtcacgacagcagcagcagcctcaccGTCTGACTGCCGTACACGTGGCTGGCAGGCAACACCTCTGCCTGAACGCAGGCCTGCGTCGCAAGGCTGGCTGTAATTATGACCGCCTGAACTACTATTGCCGAGAGGCGATGCGCTTTGAGCGCTCGAAGCAGGGACGGCAGTACCGGCGCCAGCAACAAGAGCatgcacaacagcagccacgccATTTCACCGGCAGCCCTGACGTCCGCGACATTGAAGCTGCtggggcgcagcagcagctgggccAGGACAGGGGATGCGTGTACTGCGTCGAGTCGCACCTTCGCTCTCTGTTGGTGTACCTCCGTGATGAGCAACACCGTGCCGATGCAGCCACAAACcccgacgacgacggcgctggtTCCGGACACGGTGGTCTACCCTCGTCAGTCTACACCATGGACCGTCTTCGGCGGCTGggggcggagctgcaggcgtgcCCATACCTCGCcacacgcctcctcctccgggGCGCCGACGTGGCCTTCATCCCGTACGGCTACGTCCTTGACGAGAACCAGCGAGCAGTGCTTCtcggcggtgcagccacAAAcccagcgacagcagcggaggcggcggcggcggcctttGCGATGCCCAGTCGCTCCACCCCGGCGTCTGaggcgggtggtggtggtggtggcgtaGCCGGCGAGAGCGGCGACGTCGCTTCGCACAGCCACCCCTCGCTCGGCGCCGTACTCTACCATCGACGCCAGCGCCTGACAACCACGGCGGCCTTcaggcggcgacggcagcaacagcagcatgGTGGCTCCCCCAGCCCAACAACGATTTCCCTTCATCCCCGTCGTAGCAGTGTgaacgaggacgacgacgacgaggcggaTGCAATGTGGCGCACGATGGCGTGCGgcgcacccccctcctttcaTGGGGACATTCTTGTATTCGACGAGGCGCACAACATCGCTGACTACTGCCGCTCGGCCAGCACTGCAACCGTCGCTctgtggcagctgctgcttgctCGACGGCTCTTGGAGATGTACATGGAACGCTACGCGTCTCGGCTGTTGACGCGTAacaagcagcggctgcgagaGCTAATTCAGTTTCTTAGCAAGCTGGCGCGCTTCTGTGAGCGCGCCGACTCTTCCGTCTTCTTAGCagagggtggaggcggagatggcGACGTCGCATCATCGATATCAGGGCCGTCGCCACTGTTAGCGCGGCACCCCCAGTCATCACCGACAAGTCCAGAAACCGccgtgtgcacgcgtgtcTTACCCTTCCACACGTTTCTCTTCAACGCTGGCATCGACAACGTCGACGTGTACGCGTTCCTGACCTTCCTGGTCGACTCACAGCTGGTGATGAAGTTGCAGGGACTCGTCTCCTACGCATTAGATGCGGAGCTGCACTCAGAACAAGAGGGGAAGATGACGGAGCCGGCGATGACAGCCGCGAGAACGACGATCACCAGCGGCACAGACAACAGAGCAAGCTTGACGGCTGGCGTgaagaggcagcgcggcagcggatTCGATGTAGGCGCCAGCGATGCGCGAAGTgaagcacagcggcagcgtcgctgttTGGGGTTTCCTGGCCCTCCCGAGAATCACACGAAGACTGCCGGGGAGGGGCCTTCACCCCCtcgcctctcgctcgctgAACTCCTCTTGCAGCACCTGAAGGCGACcggtgcagcggcaacgtGCGCAGGCGTAACCGCCTCCCCCGACCCCGTGCAGCTACGCGCGTTGgcggccgaggcgctgcagcgcgttgaGCGACTCCTCTGTGCGCTGTACGTCTCCGATAGCACCTCAACGAGGGTGCTATGGACGCCGTCATCCTCGACATCACCTGCGCCAACACAGGACGCAGGCGATGCCGCGCGACAGGGAACATTGAAGGTAATACAACTAGAGCCTGGCACGTACACCTTCGCCCCACTGGTGCGGGAAGCGAGAGCAGTAGTGCTGGCCGGCGGCACAATGCAGCCGCTAGCCTTCACATGcgggccgctgctgccagcaCCGACAAATCTTAGTGGCGGCACTCGTGGTAACGGTGAAATCGCGAATATGAATGAGCGGTCTGCGGTAGGGGTGGCTGCTGGAGGGGTCGACAAGCGCAACCACATCAGCAACGTCGATGTGTCATTGCAGGGCGGCGTGGGGTGTGCGTCTGGGCTGCCCTCTTTTCACCTCATTTCTGAGGGCCACGTTGTACCATCGTCGTCAGTGCAAGTATGGGCCCTCGGTACCGGTCCAAGCGGGCTTCGGATGGAGCTCAGCCAGCAAGCCCTCGGCCTGCGAGGTGAGGCAGCAAGCACGGCAAAGGACACCGCCTCTCTGCGCAGCGATACGAACCGCGTGATcagcccacacgcacatcgTGTGCTGGCTGAGGTAGGGTGCACGCTGCTGAACCTCGCCCGTGTGCTTCCGCCTGCTGGCGCCATTTGCTTCTGCACGTCCTATGACGTCCTGGACACTCTCGTGGCCGTGCTGGAAAGCACCGGCTACTACGCTCAGATTAACGAGCTAAAGCGGATCTTCACCGAGACGCGCAAtggtggggggagaaggggcaTGGCTAGCGGAGACGAGGGTGGTAGCGGTGAGGCCATCGCCGAGCTTCTCCGCGAGTACCAGGAGTGGATCAGCGGTGAACttggtggtgacggcgacgctgagCCTGCGCTGGGGCCGCTGTCAACTGCCGCgtccgcttctctttcttccaaCGCTggcgcaccacagcaaccGTCTCGTCGTGGTGCCCTCCTGTTCGCCGTAATGGGGGGTCGCCTGTCGGAGGGGATCAACTTCGCCGACGACCTCGGccgcgccgtcgtcgtgctTGGCATGCCATACGCGAACCCCACCGATGTGGAGCTTCAGATGAACCTGAAGCACATTGTCACGACACGGCTGATGACGAACACCGACGCAAGTCGCCGAGGCATGTGTGGGTCGGCAGGCTCAGTAtccgccacctccctctcctcttcgtctccgtTCACGAGTGCAGAGGAGTGGAGTTTGTACACGGAAGGCATGATGCGGACCGTCAACCAGTGCATCGGCCGCTGCATCCGGCACGCCGGCGACTACGCGACGATCATCTTGCTCGACGCCCGGTACACAGAGCGACAGGGTATTCGCCGCCGCGTCTCTGCGTGGCTGCAGCCGTCCATACGTGTAGCGCAGACGTTTGGCCAATGCTTCAGCGGTGTCCGCGAGTTCTTCGTGGGGCGGCAGCCGAAGGGCTGA